A window of Micromonospora eburnea genomic DNA:
GTCACCGCCACCTCCGCGTTCCCGCGAGGTGCGCGTCCAGCCTGTACCACATACCGCCCCCGGTTGAGCGGGTCGGTGAGGTCGGTCGCCTCGTACTCGCGCGCCCGCAACCCGGCCGGGCCCTGGACCACCGTGCGGCCCTGCACCAGGGGCGTGGTCCGGCTGCCGGCGGGCAGTGTGGCTCGCACCGCCGCCAGGTCGTCGGCCCCGACGATCAGATCTGCCCGGCCCATGTTGAAGGTGATCTCCTGAGCCGAGGTGCCGCTCAGGTTGGCCCAGCTCACCACCAGCACAGTCGCGGCGAAGGCGGGCAGGAAGAGCATGAGCAGGACCAGCCCGCTGCGCCCACGGTGACGCCACGCCGACCGGCGGGCGACCCGCAGCGCGGTGCGCCAAGAACCAACGAACTCGCCGACGGCGGGGCTCACGAGGAACGCCCCAGCAACTGCTCCGGGGTTTCCCGGGTCGTGGCGTCGACCAGCCGGCCGTCCCGCAGAAAGATCGTCCGGTCGGCCCAGCCGGCGTACCGCGGCTCGTGCGTGACCAGAACCCCTGCCGCTCCCGCGTCGATCCTGGCCCGCAGCACCTCGAGCACCGCCAGACTGGTCCGCGAGTCCAACGCGCCGGTCGGCTCATCGGCCAGCACCAGCCCCCGTTGCCCCACCAACGCCCGGGCGATCGCGATCCGCTGCTGCTGCCCGCCGGACAGCTGGTCCGGGAAGCGGTCCGCCACGTCGCTCAGGCCGACCTCCGCCAGCGCCACGACAGCCTCCCGCCGCGCCCTGCCGGCACCGACGCCTGCCAACTCACGCGGCAGCGCCACGTTCTCCGCCGCGGTGAGGTCCGTGACCAGGTTGTAGTCCTGAAAGACGTAGCCGATCCGGTCCCGCCGCAACCGCGCCAACGCGGTCGCGTCGAGGTCGCCGAGCTCGACCCCCTCCACCAGCACCGATCCCGAGGTCGGCGTGTCGAGCCCGCCGGCAAGTGCCAGGAGAGTCGACTTGCCAGAACCGGACGGGCCCATCACGGCAACGAGCTCACCCCGATGCACCTCGAAGCTGACCTCATCGAGGGCACGAACCACACCCTCCCCTGCGGGGTAGATCCGGCTGACCCCGGTGAAGCACAGCACCGCCCGGCTCACTGGGACACCGTCCCGGCTGGCTCACTGTCCAGACCAGCCGACGCGGGAAGCCGCGCCCCGGTTTGCCGGGTGCGTCGCCGTAGGACCGTCGCCTCCGCGTGGTCCAGCCAGCGCATCTCACTCTCCAAGTTGAAGATCAGATGGTCGAGGAAGAGCAGCCAACCGACGTCCCCGTCCGGATCGGCCCGACGCCGCAGCTGCGTGTAGTCGCGCAGTTGTCGCATCGACTCCGTCCGCTGCGCCTGCACCACGGGAGCGACATCCACTTCAGGATCGACCGCCGCCATCGCGAGTTTGATCGCCAGCTCGCTGCGGGGCCGGTCGGTGTCCGTGACGGGAGTGGTGAACCAGCCGGCCAACGCCTCCCGCCCCTGCGGCGTGATCGCGTAGATCTCACGGCCGCCGTCGTTACTGCCGATCGAGGTCACGTAACCGTCCCGGACGAGCCGCTCCAACGTGGTGTAGACCTGCCCCACGTTGAGCGCCCACGTCCCCCCGGTCCGCACGTCGAACTCGGTCCTCAACTGATAGCCGTACTTCGGGCCGTCGGCGAACAACGCCAACAGCCCCCAGCGCACCGCGTTCCTCTGCATGCCGTGCAACTTACCAAGTAACTACTTGCTCAGTAAGTAGCTCGCCCCTCTGCGCCGGTCGACAGTGGGCGTCCGAAGAACGGCGACAGGCCCCGGCGAACCGCCGGGGCCTGTCGAATGTGTCGGGTCAGCAGGCGTACGCCTCCAGGCGGTTGGCCCGCTCCGGGGCGCGCAGCTTCAGCAGGGTCACCTTCTCGATCTGCCGGATCCGCTCCCGGGACAGGCCGAACTCGCGGCCCACCTCGTCGAGGGTGCGCTGCCGGCCGTCGTCCAGGCCGAACCGCAGCCGGATCACCGCCTGCTCCCGCTGGGAGAGGGTGGCCAGCACGATCCGTACCTCTTGACGCAGCTCCCCGTTGGCGGCGACGTCGCCCGGCTCCTCGCGCGGGTCCACCGCGGCGACGAAGTCACCGAGCGCGCTCTCGCCGTCCTCGCCGACCGCCTGGTCCAGGCTCACCGGCTCCCGGTCGTACGAGATCAGCTCGATCACCTGGAACTCGGGGATGTCCAGCGCCTTGGCCACCTCGGCGACGGTGGGCTCCCGGCCCAGCGCGACGGACAGCTCGCGGCGGACCCGGACCATCCGGTTGACCTGCTCGACCATGTGCACCGGGATGCGGATGGTGCGGGCCTGGTCGGCCATGGCGCGGGTGATGGCCTGGCGGATCCACCAGGTGGCGTAGGTGGAGAACTTGTAGCCCTTGGTGTAGTCGAACTTCTCGACCGCGCGGATCAGGCCGAGGTTGCCCTCCTGGATCAGGTCGAGGAAGGCCATGCCCCGACCGGTGTAGCGCTTGGCGATGCTCACCACCAGCCGCAGGTTCGCCTCCAGCAGGTGGTCCTTGGCAGCGCGGCCCTCGGCCACGATCAGCTCCAGGTCGGCGCGCAGCTCCGCGGAGACCGGGGTGCAGGTGGACAGCTTCTCCTCGGCGAAGAGGCCGGCCTCGATCCGCTTGCTCAGCTCGACCTCCTGCGCGGCGGTGAGCAGCTTGGTGCGGCCGATGCCGTTCAGGTATGCCCGGACCAGGTCGGTGGAGACGCCGCGCTCGTCGGTGGCGTCCAGGTCGGTCAGCGCAGCGTCCTGGTGGGGCGGAATCGCGGTGCCGAGCTCGGCGTCGATGGGGGCAGCCGGGCGGGTCTGGTGCTCGATCATCTGCTGGGCCATCTCTGTTCTCCCCGTGTCCTTCGTGCCGCGTACCGGCTCCACGCCCTGTGCCGCAGCGGTGCCGGTGAGAACAGCTTGGCGGTCGGGGCGTAAAACGGGAGTGAGGCGATCGGGGAACCGACACCAATCCGTGCGGAATCCCGGTGTCGCGGGCCGGATCCGGTTACCGTGCCAGCGGCCGGCCGGGACCGGGCGGCCCGGGCGATCGGAGGACGGGGTGGTCTTGAGGCGGCTCAGGCAGGCGATGGGGGCGGGCGGGCCGGCGGTGGAGACGGTGCTGGCCGACCCCGACTGCCGCCCCGGCGGCCACCTTGAGGGCCGCGTCCAGCTGATCGGCGGGGATCACCCGGTGGACGTGAGCCACGTGGCGCTCGGCCTGGTCACCCGGGTCGGGGTGGAGAGCGGCGACGCCGGGTACGACACCACCCAGGAGTTCGGCCGGGCGCACGCGACGGGCGCGTTCCGGCTGGATCCGGGGCAGCGGCACGAGGTGCCGTTCCGGTACGAGGTGCCCTGGGAGACCCCGCTGACCGACCTGTACGGCCAGCACCTGCCCGGCATGACGATGCGGCTGCGGACCGAGCTGGAGGTGGCCCGCGCGGTCGACCAGAGCGACCTGGATCCGGTGTCGGTGCACCCGCTGCCGGCCCAGGAACGGCTCCTGGCGGCGTTGCTGCGGCTGGGTTTCCGGTTCTCCCGGGCCGGTGTCGAGCGCGGGCACCTCTACGGCGTACACCAGACGCTGCCGTTCTATCAGGAGATCGAGTTCCTCCCGGCGCCGCGGTACGCGGGCGCGATCAACCAGTTGGCGGTCACCTTCGTGACCGATCCGCAGCAGATGCGGGTGCTGCTGGAGGTCGACCGCCCGGGCAACCGGTTCATCGCGGGCGGAGAGGCCTTCGGCCGCCTGACGGTCGACCATGCCACCGCCGACCAGACCGACTGGTCCGCCCACCTGGACACCCACCTGCGCAGATCCCTCTCCTGATCCCGCCCGGCCGTGTTGATCAAGAAGTTTGCGTCGGGCTCGCGCGATTTCCAGACGTAAACCTCTTGATCAACCGCAGGCCTGGGGGTCAGAGGTCCAGGAGGACGGTGCGGGGGCCCACGTTGGTGGACTCGACGAGCATGTGGGTGCGGAAGCGGCCGGTCTCGACCGTCGCGCCGCGCTGGCGGAGGGCCTCGACGACCGCGGTCACCAGGGGTTCGGCCTGCTCGGCGGGGGCTGCCGCCGTCCAGGTCGGCCGCCGGCCCTTGCGGGCGTCGCCGTAGAGGGTGAACTGGCTGACCACCAGGATCGGCGCTCCGGTGTCGGCCGCGCTCTTCTCGTCGTCCAGGACGCGCAACTCGTGGATCTTGCGGGCCATGGTGGTCGCCACCTGCGGAGTGTCGGCGTGGGTCACGCCGAGCAGCACCAGCAGCCCGTTGCCGATCTCGCCGACCACCTCGTCGCCGACGGTCACGCTGGCCCGGCTGACCGTCTGCACCACCGCTCGCATCAGCCCGCCACCGGCTCGACGATGCCCCGCTCGACCAGGTGCGCCACGATCGGGCCGGCCGCCTCGGCCAGCTCGTCCGGGGTGACGTCGTGCGCGGCGGCGAGCAGGGCGAGCTGGTCGCGCAGCGGCAGCCGGCCGTCCGCGCCGCCGACCAGGGCGAGCACCAGCGGGTCGATCTCCTCGGTCCAGCGCAGCCCGTGCGGCATGGCGAGGACCTGTCGGTCCACCGCCCAGCCCTCGTCACCCATGGTCGCCTCCTGCCGCAGCTGGAGCCCATCGGCGGCCCGGTAGCGCGCGGCGAGCAGCCCATCGGTGTCGCGGGAGCGGAGCCAGTCCTGCCGGTCGAACCATTCGGCGATCCGGTCGCCCAGCGGCGGTTCCACCCGCTGGCGCAGGTCCTCCACCCGCAGGACCGGCTGGTCGTTGCCGGAGCGGCGCACCGAGACGATGCCGAAGCCGACCGCCTCCACCTTGTGCGCGTCGAACCAGTCCAGCCAGGCCGCCATCCGCTGGGGGTCGGCCGCCTCGCCGACGTCGGTCAGCCACAGGTTCACGTACGCCATCGGGTCGGCCACCTCGCGCTGGATCACCCAGGCGTCCAGCCCGGTGCCGGCGAACCAGCCGGCCACCCGCTCGTCCCACTCCTCGCCGGCGACGTGCACCCAGTTGGCCAGGTACTGCATCGTGCCGCCTTCGGTGAGCAGGTGCGGGGCGGCGGCGGCCAGCTCCGCGCCGATCGCGTCCCCGACCCGGCCCGAGTCGCGGTAGACGTGGGTGGTGGTGCCGGGGCCGACCACGAACGGCGGGTTGCTGACCACCAGGTCGAACCGGCGCCCGGCCACCGGGGCCACCATGTCGCCGCGCAGCAGCTCCCAGTTTTGGCCGTTGAGCGCGGCGGTGGTGGCGGCGAAGCGCAGCGCCCGTTCGGAGACGTCGGTCGCGGTCACCCGTCGGGCGTGGGTGGACAGGTGCAGGGCCTGTACGCCGGAGCCGGTGCCCAGGTCCAGCGCGGTCTCCACCGGACGGCGGACGGCGGCGCCGATCAGCGTCTGGGTGGCCCCGCCGATACCGAGCACGTGCTCGCTGTGCAGCGGCTTCCCGGGCCGGGCGCTGGCCGGCACGTCGGCGAGCACCCACCACTCGTCGCCGTACGGTTCGAGGTCGACGCCGGCGCGCAGGCCGTCGGCGTACCGTTCGACGATCCCGCCGGCGACAGCCT
This region includes:
- the sigB gene encoding RNA polymerase sigma factor SigB produces the protein MAQQMIEHQTRPAAPIDAELGTAIPPHQDAALTDLDATDERGVSTDLVRAYLNGIGRTKLLTAAQEVELSKRIEAGLFAEEKLSTCTPVSAELRADLELIVAEGRAAKDHLLEANLRLVVSIAKRYTGRGMAFLDLIQEGNLGLIRAVEKFDYTKGYKFSTYATWWIRQAITRAMADQARTIRIPVHMVEQVNRMVRVRRELSVALGREPTVAEVAKALDIPEFQVIELISYDREPVSLDQAVGEDGESALGDFVAAVDPREEPGDVAANGELRQEVRIVLATLSQREQAVIRLRFGLDDGRQRTLDEVGREFGLSRERIRQIEKVTLLKLRAPERANRLEAYAC
- the dtd gene encoding D-aminoacyl-tRNA deacylase; protein product: MRAVVQTVSRASVTVGDEVVGEIGNGLLVLLGVTHADTPQVATTMARKIHELRVLDDEKSAADTGAPILVVSQFTLYGDARKGRRPTWTAAAPAEQAEPLVTAVVEALRQRGATVETGRFRTHMLVESTNVGPRTVLLDL
- a CDS encoding DUF7059 domain-containing protein — encoded protein: MDRQDMLLSPAGVDALRTALTRARFTANGIADRLGSQATGGVARNDFRAALRATEDRDPLATLIRVFICDQTEPEAAVAAALAPLTVEEAVAGGIVERYADGLRAGVDLEPYGDEWWVLADVPASARPGKPLHSEHVLGIGGATQTLIGAAVRRPVETALDLGTGSGVQALHLSTHARRVTATDVSERALRFAATTAALNGQNWELLRGDMVAPVAGRRFDLVVSNPPFVVGPGTTTHVYRDSGRVGDAIGAELAAAAPHLLTEGGTMQYLANWVHVAGEEWDERVAGWFAGTGLDAWVIQREVADPMAYVNLWLTDVGEAADPQRMAAWLDWFDAHKVEAVGFGIVSVRRSGNDQPVLRVEDLRQRVEPPLGDRIAEWFDRQDWLRSRDTDGLLAARYRAADGLQLRQEATMGDEGWAVDRQVLAMPHGLRWTEEIDPLVLALVGGADGRLPLRDQLALLAAAHDVTPDELAEAAGPIVAHLVERGIVEPVAG
- a CDS encoding ABC transporter ATP-binding protein → MSRAVLCFTGVSRIYPAGEGVVRALDEVSFEVHRGELVAVMGPSGSGKSTLLALAGGLDTPTSGSVLVEGVELGDLDATALARLRRDRIGYVFQDYNLVTDLTAAENVALPRELAGVGAGRARREAVVALAEVGLSDVADRFPDQLSGGQQQRIAIARALVGQRGLVLADEPTGALDSRTSLAVLEVLRARIDAGAAGVLVTHEPRYAGWADRTIFLRDGRLVDATTRETPEQLLGRSS
- a CDS encoding PadR family transcriptional regulator, encoding MQRNAVRWGLLALFADGPKYGYQLRTEFDVRTGGTWALNVGQVYTTLERLVRDGYVTSIGSNDGGREIYAITPQGREALAGWFTTPVTDTDRPRSELAIKLAMAAVDPEVDVAPVVQAQRTESMRQLRDYTQLRRRADPDGDVGWLLFLDHLIFNLESEMRWLDHAEATVLRRRTRQTGARLPASAGLDSEPAGTVSQ
- a CDS encoding sporulation protein; translated protein: MVLRRLRQAMGAGGPAVETVLADPDCRPGGHLEGRVQLIGGDHPVDVSHVALGLVTRVGVESGDAGYDTTQEFGRAHATGAFRLDPGQRHEVPFRYEVPWETPLTDLYGQHLPGMTMRLRTELEVARAVDQSDLDPVSVHPLPAQERLLAALLRLGFRFSRAGVERGHLYGVHQTLPFYQEIEFLPAPRYAGAINQLAVTFVTDPQQMRVLLEVDRPGNRFIAGGEAFGRLTVDHATADQTDWSAHLDTHLRRSLS